In the Malaclemys terrapin pileata isolate rMalTer1 chromosome 12, rMalTer1.hap1, whole genome shotgun sequence genome, one interval contains:
- the LOC128846825 gene encoding olfactory receptor 12D1-like, producing MENQTEVSNFVLVGLTNLQGLQHFLFPLFLLLYMTSLLGNGAILAVVLAEPRLHTPMYFFLGNLSCLDICYSTVTMPKMLSGFLSEHQTISFGGCLSQLHFFHLLGSSEAILLAVMAYDRYVAICNPLRYRLVMSPRACLLLAAATWSIGFLHALMTTVLASRLPFCGHNHVPHFFCDIKPLLNLACGSTRLNLILVNVDAAVLGLSSFILTLLSYIYIISFLLLKVQSREGRRKAFSTCASHLTVVSLFYIPVLGNYIAAAPGVSSERDMIPTLMYSIATPVLNPLIYTLRNEEVKSSLKKFLNRKPCPWKNMHYMNPKCPQLCLRHFGLCRSTDF from the coding sequence ATGGAGAACCAGACAGAGGTGAGCAATTTCGTCCTTGTCGGCCTGACCAATCTCCAGGGACTGCAGCActtcctcttccctctcttcctcctgctcTACATGACCAGCCTGCTGGGTAATGGGGCCATCTTGGCTGTGGTGCTGGCTGAGCCCCggctccacacccccatgtactttttcCTGGGTAATCTCTCCTGCCTGGATATCTGCTACTCCACAGTCACCATGCCCAAGATGCTGTCTGGTTTCCTGTCAGAGCACCAGACCATCTCCTTTGGCGGCTGCCTGTCCCAGCTCCACTTCTTCCACCTCCTGGGCAGCAGTGAGGCCATACTACTGGCCGTCATGGCCTATGAccgctacgtggccatctgcaACCCGCTGCGCTACAGGCTGGTCATGAGCCCAAGGGCCTGCCTGCTCCTGGCAGCAGCCACCTGGTCCATCGGTTTCCTGCATGCCCTGATGACCACCGTCTTGGCATCCAGGCTGCCCTTCTGTGGCCACAACCATGTCCCCCACTTCTTCTGTGACATCAAGCCCCTGCTGAACCTGGCCTGCGGTAGCACCCGCCTCAACCTGATCCTTGTCAATGTCGATGCTGCAGTACTCGGTCTGAGTTCCTTCATCCTCACACTCCTCTCCTATATCTACatcatttcctttctcctcctgAAGGTCCAGTCTCGAGAAGGCAGGAGAAAGGCCTTCTCGACCTGCGCCTCCCACCTCACCGTGGTGTCTCTTTTCTATATACCAGTTCTTGGCAACTACATAGCTGCCGCCCCTGGGGTCTCCTCTGAAAGAGACATGATACCCACCCTCATGTACAGCATCGCCACCCCAGTCCTGAACCCCCTGATATACACCCTGAGAAATGAGGAGGTGAAATCTTCCCTGAAGAAATTCCTGAACAGAAAGCCTTGTCCCTGGAAGAACATGCATTACATGAATCCAAAATGCCCACAATTATGTTTAAGGCATTTCGGTCTTTGTAGATCCACagatttttga